TTGCTCATACCAGACTCTTCAGTGGCAGCTTTGGGTGTATCCTTGGCCGTGGCTTTGGCAAAGACCCCCACGGTGGGCAAACTGCTGTCCACAATCCCAATGGCCTCATAGCCTACGTCAGGACCCAGGTCACTCCTATTACACAATATTTGGACACCAAGACTTAAATGTCTGTCCAGGTGAAACCCACCCGCAAAAGATTTTTGGACTATGCAACGCAGCCTCCTGATGCTTGTAAGCCCTGAAACGGTATTTCGACTATTCAAAGACTTTGAGTCATTTACACAATCTTATGCTACTCTAGGGCATGCTAGTTCTAATCTTTTGGAACAACACAGTTATGGTGCAATCACCAGCTATCAGAAGCAGGGAATACTGTAGAGTGGTTCATACCAGAACATAGATTGATGCCAGTAAGGCTTGTTGGCTCCTGTCATGTTCTCCCCGGCCAATCGGCCGCTGACAACGGCATGGTCGTGGTGCTCCACCCGTCTGCGGCCAAGCCTTATGTCGTAGAAACAAGCGGCATCTCCCGCCTGAATGAAGGAAGAGCAGAGAGCatggtggtgttttttttggtgCCATGTTCTGAACTCATCTCAAGAGGGCGCTATAGTCACAAGCATAAATTTGACATTCAAAGCTCGTGGTAAATTCCTGTGTAATAATGGCGCCATTTATAATTCAAGCAATCATTTTTAGTtgactcaaagaaaaaaaaaaaagggacatttGCACTTTTGTCAATAATTACTGACGAGTAGTTAAACGACGCTGTTGTTTTCAATGATTAACCTACCACCCAAATGTTGGACCGAGCTTGCAGCTCGGCATTGACACGATAGCCACCAAAGTCCGAGTCCACCTCCAGACCTGCCGACTTGGCAAGGTCAACGTTGGGCTCCAGACCAACGGCTGCAACCACGTGATCTGTTTTTATCTATGATGTAAAACATGATtaagtaactttttttttttaaactggctCTGAATTGCAGTGGACTTACCAATCGACCATCCTTGAGTTTTATTTCTAACTGATCATCTTTGCATGTCACAGATTTGACGAAAGCTTCTGAGATGACTTTCACACCCTctggataaaataaaaaaatgtatctaATATTAAAAAAGTGCTTCCAGGAGTAGATTTAGAAGAGCTAGAAAGCAAAAGGGAAGCAAACCTGTTTTGACTTTTTCTGTCGTCCAGTTGCTGAGATACTCGGGCAGAACTTTGCCCATGTTGCCCTTCTCGGGAAACATCTGGATCACCTCCAGACCGGAATCCTGAGCTGAAATGGGACAAGTCACAATCAAGATGCATCAAGTGTTTTCTCTGCTTCATTATTTTTGTCTTACATCGTCTGCCGAGGGCACAGGCCAGTTCGCTGCCCAAGAAACCGCCTCCGATGACTGTGATGGACTTTATGTTTCTGGAGACTTTATCTAAAGTCCGGAAGTCATCAATCTGGAGTGGTGAAAATGTAGAACATtgatgttactttttttttttaggactttAGGTAGTGTCTTGACCTCTGGTGACCTCCAAACACTGACCTTACGGAATAAAGTAGTCTTCTGCTTCACCTCCTCTTCTGCTCGGTCAATAACTTGCAAATTTCTTGGAATGCCGCCTTGGATAAAGTGAAATTAGCTTTTACATAGCGCAAACAGTGGCTCAGAGGACATAAGGTGAAGTGGCAAACCTGTGGCAATCAAGCACTTGTCGTATGAGATCTCCGTGTCGTCATCTAGTTTTACTTTGTTTCCTCTCACATCCATGTGGACAACCtagaatgacattttttttcttgtcaaaaATCAGATCAGTGCAATTTTCATCAACTGAGCTCGTTTGAGGATAATTAGGCCATTGGACTGACCTTTTTCCTTGTGAGAACTGCCACGCCGCCATTTTCTGCAGTACTCAGTTCTTCTGGAGTAATGTAGAATGATGGTGGTTGAAAGTAAatactacaacaacaaaaaaatcaagTACAGTCAATGTCATCTTTTAATTATCGTGCAAGGTCTCAGTTCAGTTTTTCGGGTTTGTTTTGCAAGTTGAGTGACAGACCTTCGTTCTTTTCCATTCCACTGCTTGAAACGGAGTGTTTCTGTCACAGTGGGGTCGTCAGAGAACCACAGCTCTTTGGACAAGGGCGGTCTCATGTACGGGAGGTCCGGCTCGTCCGTCACAATCAAAACCTGTTTGTAGACGCCGCGCTTTCGATtacaaacaaaagacaggacgCCGCTTGGAAGCAGAAAGTGAAACTCACGCGGGCGCCAGGGTCTCTGGCTCGAATGGAGCGGGCAGCGGCGAAGGAGGCCGTCCCACCACCAATCAGGAGGTAAGGAGCATGTGGGGGAAGTGCGGGTGAGGGCTGCTCAGTGGCGAGTCCTTCAGCTAGCAAGACAAAGAGAGAAAGAGTCAGAGAACGGTAGATGACCTGTTGCCAATAAACCTGTTAGGACGGAAGAGAAATTAACCTGTGAACTGGAAAAATGTTAGTCTGAAGAGAAAAAGGCAGAGAATTTAATATCATCCAAAATCTCAGGATCTCCCCCATTTTTCTGCTCCCAACGTTGCTGGAATAGAATCTTACCACTCTCTGCCACTACTTCAGCCTGCGGCTCAGACGGCTCGGCTGCGGGGCTTTCAGCTTCGGCGGGTTCTGTCCGCAGTCAGGGCAAAATCAAAAACATCGCAAGTGTATGTCACAGGTTCCCTGCGCAGGACGCGGAGGCGCTTACCACTCTCCACAACAGGCGCCGGGAACGGCTCGGTTAATTGGGCTGGCTCTGGCTCGGAAGGGGGCGAGGCTTCTGGTAGTACAGTCGTAGAATTATTAGCCGGTGACTGAGattggagggtttttttttttttttaactgcctcaGTCAATACAGGCAACTCAATTGTTGGCACAGCGTCGTTCACAAATGGGATAAGTTGAATCCTTGATGTCTTACCCTCCTCAACGAGCGACTCAGCGGGTGCTTCTGCTGTTACTTCTTCTGGTGCTGCTTCTAACACAGGCTCGTCTGTTGTCGGGGCGATCCATAGCACCAATTTAGACATAAGACTACTATTTCAAAGGGATGACCACAAAGTTGCATGCATTTGCTCACCTAGATAAAATGAATACAAAAGCATGCCTCATCATCATAGCTGGAAGCTGCACAGTTCAAGTTAACCACTTTCTGTGTGTCATGgcacattttttaaaacatttggagTTCCCTTTGAACCCAAATGCAGCAGTATTGCATTTGGAAATGCAACTTCCAGCCAAGATGATATGTTCAACAttggaaacaaacacaaaaagaaaacggTCAAACTATGACACAGAAAAGATGCAATTGATATCAGGAGAGGAAAACCACATGGACCCTGTTCACCAGGTGTACAAAGACAGCGACTGCAACTAGGAAAGGTTAATACACTAGGTTCATCCAAATGCACTTATAAAAGGAAATGACTGGAAAGGTTAAGTGTGAGGAGGGAAAAGGCACACatcacgaaataaaatattatgcatAAAAGTACTGCATGCAGTGTACTAGACTGAGTGTACAAGGCATTCATGGTACTCGTGTGTAAAAGTGATATCCAAAAGTGAAGATAAAACTTCATTCAGGAATGCTAGCCAATATTTTTATtcatgcattttattttcacaGTATTGTCAGTGGTAGGATACTAACACCACCTTTGCTGGCCAATGTTTCAATTGttcaaatttcaaaacaaattttccCATCGCAAATAAGTCAAATTCTCATCATTTAAGACAATTTATTACGTTAACTCTTAATTTTTTTATGAGatgttttgctctttttttttttatcatcatcaAAGTGCTACTAAAATCATTTTGGTTTAATTCCATTAAAACTGCATTACCCAAATTGACCACTTGGTGTCGCAAAATAGTATCGCTAAAGAGCAATAGGAGTTCATGGTGGAATGGAAAttcgatttaaaaaatattagtcgtataaatattaaatgaatCTAACCTTTTAGACACGAGACCACATTTCACATCAAATAGAAAAGTCAGCAAATAACCTTGGATAGGTTCAGGTGCTTCACTTGAGGCTGCTGTCTCAGCATCAGGCACGACAGGGCTCGGCTCTTCTGACGAAGGTGTGGCTTGAAGTTCTGACTCTGGAACAGCTGCGAGACAAATAGTACATCTGTACAACTTAACACAACCAACTCTGTGGTCTGTTTACAAACACAATGTTGACTGTCAAATTAAATTTAAACACTCACATTCTGTTTCAACGGTCTCTGCGGCTACAAAAAGAGTAGTATAAATATTCTTGATTAGGATTTGGGTTGCGGCAACAATCAACAGCAGTAAAAATCAAATGTTCTAACCAGGAGTTTCTATCTGGACGCTGGTGGTTGCTTGTTGGGTTCTCCGATGTGGTCGAGATGCGATTTCTGCAATTCGTTCTTCATATCTTTGCTGGTCTCCTTTAACAGTTCTATAGGCCTACAGAAACAGCAGAAGTCATACTAAAGCAGCCGACATCATCACCTCTACTGACAAACATTGCACAAATGTGAACAGCCATAACTGGAGGTGAGCTCACTTACGTAAATTGCTCCACCAAGGCAGGTTGCCCCAACCAGGAGGACATACAGCTGATTTTCTCCACCACCTCCTGCAGGCCCTGTCGCCATATGAGCCCCAGGTACATGTGCAGGTATTCTGGCATTATGCAAacctgaaaagaaaagaaaaatcggtTTTCACAAATGCTACCAAGTATTTGGGGATAATGTGATTTATGAGTGACCGGTGTGCTACTCAAGAGACCACAAAATTGAGCATCTATATCAAAATTGGGCCTTTACAAAAATGATTAACCCATCATGAATATTCAAAAGACGTAATATGATCACAACAGTAGAAACAGTTGTCTCGCCTCTGTACAcaacaaccacaataataatGTTTTGTTGGATTACGGGATTAAATCTCAAATCAAAATTGGCTCGTGTAACATTTTGAGTCAGGCATAACTCAGGGCCtgaaaatattaaattgtatCAAGTTCAGGCAATATCGCAGTTCGCTTGGTGGCTACTTTCGCTCTTTTCCGGTGAATTGAAGGTCATACATCGACCAAAATCGCCACATTGGTTGTCCAAAATGAGAAATGAACGAAATGAGAAGACACGGCGCAATAACAAGTACCGTTAATCAAACGGCCCAAATTATTGGGTGAGCTAAAAAGAATAATGCAAGCAGATGTGTCAAGTTTTTGCATACCTGTCCTCCTCACATTTTGCCGACACAGTGTTGACGAGGCTCTGGCAAGGGGAGCAAGCTTTCTCCACACGGTTCTACATTTGAGCATTGTTGCAACTTGCAAATTGTCACGTAGGTGCACCAATGCCACTAAATTAACGTAATCCTAACGCCGCTTGCTCAATCCTGCAACCAGCCGCGCTGCACAAGGCCAGAGACAGGTCATACGTTGCTGGGGAATCATGGGTAATTGTAAAGAGCTTAAAGTGCTCAAGAGGACGCTACGAGGAAAGCTGATGACTAAAGATGGAGCCGTGATTTGCGTGGTTAAATATATGCCCACAAAGTTGGAAATTTTATTCACCCACCcctttatttttcattattaaaactATAACAGAGAGACGATAAATGTTTAGTCAAAAAAAGTTTAGGGCTGAGTGATCTTTGAGTTACACAAACGGAATCTCTTCTTTGAAGATCTTTGGCGTAACGTTATTAATATTCACAAGCGTTTTGATTGGTCAAAAGCAGCGCGACGTCCACTCTGAGCCAATGAGGTCGTAATTTCCTTATTGGGCGTCACACCGCAACCCGCCCCGTGAGCTCTACTTCGCATGCGTGTAACGGCAGCCATGTTTGAGCGGTACATGTCTAAATTGGAAATAGGGCCATGGTAGAGACTTCCTCACCGGGGTCTCCTAGTGGTTGAAATATAAATACTATGACAATGATGGACTTACTTTtattataaaaatgaaaaaataaaatacaatcaaataaaaaaaaacagcgataaaataaatgtaaacaaaCGTGAATTAAAATATAACAATACAGACGGTAACATTGGATCCATTTTCAGATAAACTCAACATTACTCTTGGAACTATATACTTTAAAAACAGGTGTATATTTTTGGTGTACCACATATACTGTACAAGTTATACTGACATATACAATGGTGTGTGGAAAACATCGTAGACAGGCCCTTTACAATTACATTTGAAAATGCATGTGAAATGTTACAGTGGGTAGACAACATGGACAGCAAAAGATACAACTTACTATTGGGACTTTTACATTCAATAGCTATTTCCCCCCGTCCCCAATTTCTTGAATTTGACTGATATTTAACCTTCACCAATGCCGTGCAAAATAACTCATTTGATGTCATACATACGCAAAGATATTCTGAAATGTCAGGTACAAGGAGAAAACAAATGATGCATTCAGAATGAAGTCTTTCAACAGCAGTTTCTCTTTTTTGACCTAACCATCTCCTGTTTAAGAGTTGAAGCTTTCAGTTTTTACTAGAAAAGGTTCATCCCTTCTTGGTAACATAAACAGATGATTCTCTCACTCCCCTTCTCTCAGTCAGTGTAATCAGTTTTTTGACTTCCTCCTTTTGGAGTGGCTGGGCTGAATACCAGAACACAGGATATGCTTGCTCTCAGTTtcacagcaacagcagcagcagcagctacaGCAGCAGAGGACGACACGCTCTGCAGTCAAGATGAGTGCTGGGGATGTGGTCTGCACTGGCTGGCTCATTAAATCACCCCCGGAGAAGAAACTCAAGCGATTTGTGAGTAGATCCACACACCGGactcttgtttttgtctttttgtctcatACCACTGCAGCAGCTTAATAGTACAAATGCCACCCTGTGCTATTAAGGCTCctgctagtgtgtgtgtgtgtgtgggggggggggggggggatgatgtgtgagcatgtgtgtggATACTATACAGTATATATTGTAATACGGATTTGAAACATGTCTATCCAGTCTCTAGTTCAGACTCCTTCTTGTTATGATAACCACATGTGATGATGACACAAGCAATAAATTACAAATCATGGAAAACAACTCATGTAACAAACCAAATCGTAAACAGCACATCGCCTTGACCGGCATGCAGTTGTTGGGGTCATGTGATCTTGGACTTAGCCACTCACTGCATGTTTTTGGTGCAGGGGAGCCTGTGTATTGTGAAACATGGGAAGTCATGTCAGCCCAACCAGACATCAGTCATGAGCAGCAAGCAGAAATAGTCCCGCTTTTTGATGGGCTGCTTGCACTTCCTCTGTGCAAAGAGGAGGAGGGAATTTCGTCAAAACAAATACGGCTgaagagaaaaagaaacttATCGAAGGACAGCAGAGCAGTTCTGCTTGTGCCAGATGATAGATTCCATATATGTTGATGAGTGCCGTGTGCTTTATTCAAATACTCTAACCCAATATGAAAATATCTCTTATCTGGATGGAACGGAATCAGGTGACAAAAAGGAGTGGTAAGGAACACTGTTCCTACCTTCTATGTTAAATTGTACATGGTTAACCTTTAGTTACAAATTGAATCAATTAGAAACACACccatcatcaacatcatcatcactaACTATAAATTGGGCAGTGTTGGTAGTAATTGTGGTTTGTCATAACACTTCCTGACTCCAACTGACATGCAAGAGCAGATAAGCAGATAACCCCcacacaaagaagaagaaaagttcTTGTAAACCAAGCCGCAAAACCAAGTGTGAAGTCAAGTTTTAACGTACGTGTACATTTAGAACCCACATCAAATTCTTCTCAGTATTGTTTCCAATCAATCATCCATTCTGTAGAAGTCTGTTGTGCTGAAAACAGCAAACTTCCTCTTCCATGTGGGGGAATTTGAGTAAAAGGTTCCGCCTGGTGACCGTatcaaaaacaaatgtattttaaagtTGCTAAGTAAGCTGTGATCTAGTTCTCATGACTGGTCATGACTAAAATAGGGTTGCACTACTGTATTCGTAGACAATACACAGAATTTGCTTCCCTAAACAGGTCTCACCTTCTCTCCTTGTAGGCATGGAGAAAACGTTGGTTTGTCCTACGAAGAGGTCGCATGAGCGGGAACCCTGATGTGTTGGAGTACTACCAAAGTAAAAGTTCCAAAAAGCCAATCCGCATCATTGACCTGAAAGAGTGCAAGGTGGAAATGCTGAACGGGCAATTGGGGATAAAGCGTGACTTCCAAGAAAAGCATCTCTTTGTGGTAAAGACTTCTGCTCGTATGTTCTACCTGGTGGCCAAGACTGAGGAGGAGATGAACGTCTGGATCAGCAGCATCAGTCATATTTGCCAGTTTGGCAACCACGAGGAAGCAGGTGAAGTACATTCAAGCCGGTCCTACAATAAaaagggataaaaaaaagagagagtgcTTACCATTATATAATGTAAAAAATTCAAACGCTCTTGAaaaatccgtttttttttttgcttgagttGCACCATTTTGCCTTTTGGTGTCACTCTTGTCACCTTTGTGTTAgtacaaatccccccccccctcccaacacaTTCTcagtgccacttttttttttgtcaacaggGAGCTCTGAAGAAGGATTTCCTCACACCCCAGCATCACTTCAGCCGTCAAGTGACAACTCTGACCGGGTTTGTCTATCAAGTCAACAGGGCTCTAGTCACCCACCCGATTATCTTGTCTTGTCCCAATGCGGGACAGGAAGTGGAAGCACTTGCAGGTATgtcaatcttaaaaaaaaatcacaagatgAATAAAGTTCATCTTTTTCATTGCTGTTGATTTTGACAATCTTATATCCGCAGACATAACAGCTTTTCAAATTCTGATACTTCTTTGGAGCAGAAGTCGACAGAAGATGTTTTCAAGGACATTGTGCCCTCACCTCCCTGCAGTGGCTCGTCATCTTTTAACTGCATTTCTCAGTTCCGCCTCAGTCCATCTCCGTTCCCACACGGGATGCTGAGCAACCCTCCTCTCAGCGCGCCTTGCACCGCCCTAGCGCCACCTTCCTCCTCATCTCCGCTCCATCTCTGCGCTATGAGCGTCTTCCAGTTTGACAAACCATACTCCCGTGCGTCATTTGAGGCCGCCAAGGACAAGCAAACACCTCCTCCGCTGCCACCTAAGCCCAACCATCTGCCTGATGAAGGCATTCGCAGGCCGAGGGCAATGAGTGCACGGCATTGCCCAAAACATGTCGCGCCGCTTTTCCGAAGGACATCTTTGTCAAGCTTGGACCATTTCACAATTGGTATGTTTTGATAGGAGAGTCAGATTAAAAGTCATCTTGGGCCAGGACGTGACCAAATGGGGAAATAATTTGCATAcaggaatttctttttttttttaccagatgCTGACAGCAGATCAACAGGAAACAGAAGGCAGACTTTTAATGTGGTGAGACAATCATGGCACAACCAAAGCCAGCAAGACGAGTCCTACGTCGCCATGGTTTCCACACCGTCACGTGTCAGCGTTGTTGAAGGTGACGCTTACATTCCCATGAGCCCCATCAGCATGCCCGatacaaacaaaaaagtcaagGCCACCAAGACTCTCAGCTCCCTCGTGTGCCAACCGGGAGAATTTGCACCTCCTCCGATCCACCGTCATCTCAAACCTTGTTTAAGGAGAGGTGAGCGTGACTGGACTGAATGTTTTGAATCGTGCGCATAAGACACTGCAGACACTTGAGAGTCGTCTTGGTAGCGCTTTGCTAAAAATAGGTCATTGTAAATGCAAAATTCAGACCTCTGTTTGCATTTCAAACCACGTTTAAGACCTTGTTGTCCTGTCTGGATTCACAGCTCGACCGCCACCTCTTGATTTGAGAGGCCTCTCTACAATCACTGAATGTCCCGCACATCATCCTTTGAGCAGAACAAAGACTGATTCGTGGTGAGACTGATTGGAACTTGCATTTTCATGTTTATTGATGCATCTTATGCCATTTGTAAACATAGCTGTTGAaattgtgatctttttttttttttagaactagCATTATTTTAACACTTAAGATATAGtcaatatttattatattattattttttatatattattatatatatatattgttttttttttcaatattatttGCTGTAGTTTCAGCTTTTCTGGAACGTGTTTATCTTATGAAGGAAGCTTTGAGAACGGGGACAATTCAagagatgaagatgcaaagtggGCCACAACGGTAAAATATGAATCAAAACGTGTAGGTTGCACAATTCTAACCTTGACTAAAGCACAGATTGGCATAATTATAATTCTAAAAATTTCCAACTATCAAATTCAGTATCTTAAAGGGTtgcaaagggggaaaaaaagaggacaGCAATTTCAAAACTAATTTGTCtaaaatgtctaaaaaggcCTGGAGGGGCCAACTAGAAAAATATTTTACGGATGATATTGGATAAAATTGTGCATTTCCCTACAAATCACATGATACCCACCATTTATGCTTAATCGTTTTTTCTTGTGTAACAGTTTTTTAACATACCCTGAACTTGGAACATTTATCAGCTATTTTTCTGTCCACAGGAGTCAAGACAACGCTTCTCCCTCAATGTCGAAGGAGTTGTTCAACCTTGGGCAAGAAGATCAAACCTTGACTATTTATCATTGGATTTCAACTCAGCTTCTCCTTCTCCTGTACAGAAGGTACAGTGACGCAAGCGCAATAGCGTGACTCAACATGACCTTTGACGTTCACCTCCTCCTCATGTGTTTCCACAGAAGCCTCTTCTTTCTGATGAACATCGGGTAGATTACGTGCAGGTTGATGAGAAGAAGACTCAGGCACTACAAAACACCAAGATGGAATGGATAGATGTGCGACAGTCCAAAACATAAGTCAAGAAAGTCACAATGAAAAATATCAGCACATTTGGTTGGTCTGAAAGAAAAACCTTCAGCATCTTCAACATgcactggggggaaaaaatgacagcAAATCTGTTCTATTAGTTCTCATTGATTTGAAATGTAGCATAATATTTCTTTGTGAAGGACCAAACCACACCACAGAAATTCTGCTCATAAATATTCATACTGCTTATTTAACCTGCATCGATAATGACAGAAcgtaaaaaaaatgtgacaagtaaattattctttttttttctcctcactgTGATTATTTTGTAAGTTATTAAAAGGATGGAAACATGCGATGTGCGCAGACGTTTGTGTTATATATACTTAACAGgtttgcgcgtgcgtgtgtgtgtgttgattatAACAGTATAATAAGCAGTGGTTCACATGTTGCGTCACTAACATGCGCCGTAAGGACTACGCGAAGTGTTGTGCAGCCTTTGGCATCTTTGCAGAACGTCTCATGTGAAATCAGCACGCAATAGCCTGATTAATCCCAACAACGACACCCCTGTTTATTTGCACGATATTTCTCCCAGTTTGCTGGATTGCCGTCACCTACCGTGAGACACCGTGCGGTCACGAACTGTGGAATTTACACACTGGTGACGGATTGTAGCCTGTTAGCAAGCAGCAGTTGCTAGCGAAAGCAACAAACCGTGCAAGCTTGCAATCTCGGCAGAAAACGAACGCTTGATGCGAGGAATTAAAATAAAGTTAGTGATGCCAGAGATGTTGCGTTGGGGTACGTGATTGGGGGAGATTTGGGCTG
The Syngnathus typhle isolate RoL2023-S1 ecotype Sweden linkage group LG15, RoL_Styp_1.0, whole genome shotgun sequence DNA segment above includes these coding regions:
- the aifm1 gene encoding apoptosis-inducing factor 1, mitochondrial isoform X2: MLKCRTVWRKLAPLARASSTLCRQNVRRTGLHNARIPAHVPGAHMATGPAGGGGENQLYVLLVGATCLGGAIYAYRTVKGDQQRYEERIAEIASRPHRRTQQATTSVQIETPAAETVETESVPESELQATPSSEEPSPVVPDAETAASSEAPEPIQDEPVLEAAPEEVTAEAPAESLVEEASPPSEPEPAQLTEPFPAPVVESEPAEAESPAAEPSEPQAEVVAESAEGLATEQPSPALPPHAPYLLIGGGTASFAAARSIRARDPGARVLIVTDEPDLPYMRPPLSKELWFSDDPTVTETLRFKQWNGKERSIYFQPPSFYITPEELSTAENGGVAVLTRKKVVHMDVRGNKVKLDDDTEISYDKCLIATGGIPRNLQVIDRAEEEVKQKTTLFRKIDDFRTLDKVSRNIKSITVIGGGFLGSELACALGRRSQDSGLEVIQMFPEKGNMGKVLPEYLSNWTTEKVKTEGVKVISEAFVKSVTCKDDQLEIKLKDGRLIKTDHVVAAVGLEPNVDLAKSAGLEVDSDFGGYRVNAELQARSNIWVAGDAACFYDIRLGRRRVEHHDHAVVSGRLAGENMTGANKPYWHQSMFWSDLGPDVGYEAIGIVDSSLPTVGVFAKATAKDTPKAATEESGTGIRSESETEDVASSPVASSIPAPAETHKDDYGKGVIFYLRDKVVVGIILWNVFNRMPIARKIIKDGEEHTDLNEVAKLFNIHED
- the aifm1 gene encoding apoptosis-inducing factor 1, mitochondrial isoform X3 — encoded protein: MLKCRTVWRKLAPLARASSTLCRQNVRRTGLHNARIPAHVPGAHMATGPAGGGGENQLYVLLVGATCLGGAIYAYRTVKGDQQRYEERIAEIASRPHRRTQQATTSVQIETPAAETVETESVPESELQATPSSEEPSPVVPDAETAASSEAPEPIQAEGLATEQPSPALPPHAPYLLIGGGTASFAAARSIRARDPGARVLIVTDEPDLPYMRPPLSKELWFSDDPTVTETLRFKQWNGKERSIYFQPPSFYITPEELSTAENGGVAVLTRKKVVHMDVRGNKVKLDDDTEISYDKCLIATGGIPRNLQVIDRAEEEVKQKTTLFRKIDDFRTLDKVSRNIKSITVIGGGFLGSELACALGRRSQDSGLEVIQMFPEKGNMGKVLPEYLSNWTTEKVKTEGVKVISEAFVKSVTCKDDQLEIKLKDGRLIKTDHVVAAVGLEPNVDLAKSAGLEVDSDFGGYRVNAELQARSNIWVAGDAACFYDIRLGRRRVEHHDHAVVSGRLAGENMTGANKPYWHQSMFWSDLGPDVGYEAIGIVDSSLPTVGVFAKATAKDTPKAATEESGTGIRSESETEDVASSPVASSIPAPAETHKDDYGKGVIFYLRDKVVVGIILWNVFNRMPIARKIIKDGEEHTDLNEVAKLFNIHED
- the aifm1 gene encoding apoptosis-inducing factor 1, mitochondrial isoform X1, encoding MLKCRTVWRKLAPLARASSTLCRQNVRRTGLHNARIPAHVPGAHMATGPAGGGGENQLYVLLVGATCLGGAIYAYRTVKGDQQRYEERIAEIASRPHRRTQQATTSVQIETPAAETVETESVPESELQATPSSEEPSPVVPDAETAASSEAPEPIQDEPVLEAAPEEVTAEAPAESLVEEEASPPSEPEPAQLTEPFPAPVVESEPAEAESPAAEPSEPQAEVVAESAEGLATEQPSPALPPHAPYLLIGGGTASFAAARSIRARDPGARVLIVTDEPDLPYMRPPLSKELWFSDDPTVTETLRFKQWNGKERSIYFQPPSFYITPEELSTAENGGVAVLTRKKVVHMDVRGNKVKLDDDTEISYDKCLIATGGIPRNLQVIDRAEEEVKQKTTLFRKIDDFRTLDKVSRNIKSITVIGGGFLGSELACALGRRSQDSGLEVIQMFPEKGNMGKVLPEYLSNWTTEKVKTEGVKVISEAFVKSVTCKDDQLEIKLKDGRLIKTDHVVAAVGLEPNVDLAKSAGLEVDSDFGGYRVNAELQARSNIWVAGDAACFYDIRLGRRRVEHHDHAVVSGRLAGENMTGANKPYWHQSMFWSDLGPDVGYEAIGIVDSSLPTVGVFAKATAKDTPKAATEESGTGIRSESETEDVASSPVASSIPAPAETHKDDYGKGVIFYLRDKVVVGIILWNVFNRMPIARKIIKDGEEHTDLNEVAKLFNIHED
- the gab3 gene encoding GRB2-associated-binding protein 3, which gives rise to MSAGDVVCTGWLIKSPPEKKLKRFAWRKRWFVLRRGRMSGNPDVLEYYQSKSSKKPIRIIDLKECKVEMLNGQLGIKRDFQEKHLFVVKTSARMFYLVAKTEEEMNVWISSISHICQFGNHEEAGSSEEGFPHTPASLQPSSDNSDRVCLSSQQGSSHPPDYLVLSQCGTGSGSTCRHNSFSNSDTSLEQKSTEDVFKDIVPSPPCSGSSSFNCISQFRLSPSPFPHGMLSNPPLSAPCTALAPPSSSSPLHLCAMSVFQFDKPYSRASFEAAKDKQTPPPLPPKPNHLPDEGIRRPRAMSARHCPKHVAPLFRRTSLSSLDHFTIDADSRSTGNRRQTFNVVRQSWHNQSQQDESYVAMVSTPSRVSVVEGDAYIPMSPISMPDTNKKVKATKTLSSLVCQPGEFAPPPIHRHLKPCLRRARPPPLDLRGLSTITECPAHHPLSRTKTDSCFSFSGTCLSYEGSFENGDNSRDEDAKWATTESRQRFSLNVEGVVQPWARRSNLDYLSLDFNSASPSPVQKKPLLSDEHRVDYVQVDEKKTQALQNTKMEWIDVRQSKT